TGGTGAATTAGCAGTAATTAAATTAGGCCTATATAATAGCGCACAAAGATCAAGGTACATATGCTGAAACCTCTGGAGacctattttcttttttttaatttttttttactaattGTGAACCAAATTCAATCACTGGATTAGGTTGCATATAAACAATTTGAATCATGCATTCCTGCTTGGACATGTTAATGTAATTTATTTGAATAACATCTGTTAcacttcatcaaatcaaatgtcacatgcgcagaatacaacaggtcacggccaaatattaattttcaaagtctgctgcctcagttggTATATACTGCAGAATGTTATGAAAAGTGAACAGATTAATTTCAAAGTCCCTTTTTGACTTAAACTAActgaacccccccccaaaaaaaaattccactgcattttagccatgccacaaaaggaccagctgacatgtcaagtgattctctcgttaacacaagtgtgagtgttgatgaggacaaggctggagatcactgtcatgctgattgagttcgaataacagactggaagcttcaaaaggagggtggtgcttggaatctttgttcttcctctgtcaaacatggttacctgcaaggaaacatgtgccttCATCATTGCTTtgtacaaaaagggcttcacaggaaaggatattgctgccagtaagattgcacctaaatcaccaccagtacagagcttgctgaggaatggcagcaggcaggtgtgagtgcatctgcacgcacagtgaggcaaagacttttggaggatggcctggtgtcaagaaggacagcaaagaagccacttctctccaggaaaaacatcagggacagactgatattctgcaaaaggtacaaggATTgtactgctgaggactggggtaaagtcattttctctgaatcccctttTCGATTGTTtgtggcatccggaaaaaagcttgtctggagaagacgaggtgagcgctaccatcagtcctgtgtcatgccaacagtaaagcatcctgagaccgtgtggggttgcttctcagccaagggagctcactcactcacaattttgcctaagatcacagccatgaataaagaatggtaccaacatatcctccgagagcaacttctcccaaccatccaggaacagtttggtgatgaacaaagCCTTTTCCAACatgaggcaaaagtgataactaagtggcttggggaacaaaacattgatagtttgggtccatggccaggaaactccccagaccttaattccATTGAGAACTTGTAGTCAATCCACAAGAGGTGGGtgaacaaacaaaaacccacaaattctgacaaactccaagcattgattatgcaagaatgggctgccatcagtcaggatacggcccagaagttaattgacagcatgccagggcggattgcagaggtcttgaaaaagaagggtcaacactgcaaatattgactctttgcatcaacttcatgtaattgtcaataaaacaggctctaaccaatagtgcaaaaaatgtattaggtaagtaaagaaaggctataaaagtagcgagactacatacagacaccggttagtcaggctgattgaggtagtatttaCATGTAGAAATGGTAAAAGTGACtatgaacagagtagcagtagcgtaaaatagGGGGTGGCGGGAAACAATGCAGATaccccggttagccaatgtgtgggcgcactggttggtcagcccagttgaggtagtatgtacatgaatgtatagttaaagtgactgcatatatgataATAAAACATTGTGAATGATTTTATAAGATGGTGCCTCAAATGTATTCTATTGTGAAGCTGTCCCCAACATTTTTTAGGGCCGTGGTGCCACCAACTGAAAATGTTAGTCTGGAGCTCTGTGTTGACACACAACACCTAAAATTAAGTCACTCAAGACACGTTTTCCTTTACAGTCCCATTTTTTCCCTCAGGGTGACATGGCaagttttattttaccttttatttatacAATTAAATTAAGAAgaatcgtatttacaatgacgacctgtcATAGAAGCACAGTCAACAAAGACCTCTGAGTGACTCCTGACCTTCTCTAGTTGCCTCTGCTGCTCAGCCAGCTGGGTGTCCATCTTGGCGATGACTTCTTTGAGCCTTGTTCTCTCCTCTGCCATGGCCCtctgctgctggcccagacggtcCTGCATCACTGAAAGAGTAGACAAGCTGACTTTCACATAACATTGTGACGTTCTCACTGACTGAAGGGAAAATAAATAGAAACAGCAGTATTatgaaaatcatttttttttcttcataaaaCTGAGTGGTGGTATGATACCTCGGAGCTGTTCGTCTCTCTGCCGTGCCCCCTGCTCCAGCCCCTGGGCTGTGTTCTCATGGGTGCTCTCCACCCGAGATGAAAGGTCCCCCAGCCTGTGGGAGAAATGCTCCATCTGCTCAATCACCACTGTCAGGGACCTACAACACCAATACACAGAATGAGAGAGACTATATGATGTCAACCTGTAGTAAGTTACGAGTTTGGCTACATGTAGCATGTCCTCTATAATTCTTATGCAAAGGTCGGAGATTAAGCAGAGTATGGTTAAAAATGAGTTGAGTAGAAATGCATGTGTGACCTGGTTTGTGATGTGGCACTGGTCACAGCATCAATCTCCTCATCCTTCAATCTCTTCAGCCTCTGGACCTGATCCTCGTGGTCTTTCTTCATCTCCAAAATAGACTTCCTAGAGGAAGGAAACCGTGACAAAGAAAAATTAAGGAACATTATGGAAATATAAAGATACATTCTTTTATCCACAAGCTgtgaaaatattttattttatctttttaactaggcaagtcagttaagaacaaattcttattttcaatgactgcctaggaacagtgggttaactgcctgttcaggggcagaaggacagatttgcaccttgtcagctcggggatttgaacttgcaaccttccggtccaacactctaaccactaggctaccctgctgccccaaataGCTGAGCTTTAGGGAGAAAATACAGGCATGGCCACAATCTCTTGTTCTCTAATGTGGTATCTTGCAGCCCCCTACCTCTGTAGGTCTCTGAGTCGCTCCACCTCTCGGTCTCTGTCCTGCTGGGTTTGGGCCAGTCTGCGCTGGTGCTTTGCCTGCAGCTCCATACGCTCCTGTTCAGCGATACGTGTGACGGTGGCTAGGCGCTCTGCTAGGTCCTCGCATTCCTGTCGTGCCCGTGCTTCTCGCTGTGCCGCGGAATCGTCAAGCAGCTTCACACGAGCCCTGGTGGATGCACACACACTCTTTTGGGTAAAGAGGTAGTGATTCAGTCTGTGGTGGTGGCAGGACCTCTATAGGTCTCCGAGCTCCTGTCAtacctgtgtgtgttctccatgAGCTCAGTGTCCTGCTTGTGTCTCTGCTGAACACTCTCCAGCAACATCTGGTTCTGGTCTAGCTCCTGCTGTAGAGATCTCACCTGGAAGAGAATACGCAGTAGTCAGCTGAATGTTGTTTATGGAAGTGGTAGAAAGAGGAAGAGCACTGTCAAAAAGACAGTTGATAGATACCTGTTCCTCCAGTTTGATGATGCAGGCCTTTAAAGCTAGATGTCCATTCTGCTTCTCAGTGTCTCTCTTCAGTCTCTGCAGCCCAGCTACATCCACAGCTCCCCCTAACCCCAGCAGCTGGGACTCCAACTTCGGTCAGAGACGGATACCAAAGTCAAGTTACCGAAGACTCTCAAAGGGGAACATCTGATAAAACCTAAGGTATCTGTGTTCAAATTAGTAAAACGAATGAAATGTGAAGTGTTTCCATCAAATGAAAAGGTGATTGGAGATTTGTTTCACCTGCTGTTGTAGCAAGAGTTGTTGCAAACTGTTGGCTGAAAGAGACACCTGTTTAAAAGAATGTTAAACAATTAAATAAGTGACTTATGGTTTCCAAACATATATCATCCATAATGACATTAGGGCATATAAACAAAAAATAGAAAGGCCTCTACATACCTGTGGTTGGACAACAGGTGCAGTGTTCTGCATCTGGCTTTGCTGTGGCACTGGGAAACCAAGAACAGTATGTGTCAATCAGGACAATCTGCCCATCATCAATGCCAGTGATTGATAAGAAACTAGAGGCATAACTATTAGAAATATGAATACAGTTAGAAAGTTATTCAAAATGACTACTGTCCATAAGCTATCCATCCCTATGTTTCCCTAAGAGTACCTACACTGCATAAAGCCAGGCATCATAGCATGGGGCATGGGGCCAGACATAGACTGCCTTGGCTGGGCAGGGTAGTTAGGGGGCAGCTCTGCTTGACTTGGCCATCCTGGCTCCCTCTGATCCTGCAGGGCTGGTGGATGGTACTGTTGGGGCAGGGGGAAGCTAATGGTAGCAGATGTTGGCAGGGGAGAGGGGTCTGGGGTCTGGTCAGGATAGAAGCCTACTCTAGCAGACACAGCTGTGGATAGAAAGGGGGAGACTagttgagaggaggggaaaggctGAGGTTTGGTGGGGGGATGTTGGATGACTATTGTGGGGGATTGTGGAGGAGATGAGTGGACTGCTCGACTGGTATCTGTGGGGAGGGGAGAGCTGATGTGTGCCTTTGACATGACTGTGGGTTGTGTATGTGAGACAAGCTCAGTACGGGTCTTAGGTGTTGGTAAGTGAGGGGTGTGGTCTGTGTGTGAATTCTGCCTGATAGGCTCAGTTTCTTCAGCAGTGGAATGAGCTGGTCGGGGCTGGGCATGACTCTTTGTCCCTATTGGCTCAGCAGGGTCACTAGTGAATTTGTGATTGGTTTCCTGTGTCTGCTCAGGAAGGTCAGGTGGGATAGGTGTAGACATTCTAGTAGGCTCTGGGTCAGCTAAATGACTAGAAAGAGACTTGGCTTGAAAAAACAATGTTTGTTATAAAAGATGCTTCCCATGAGGTAGAAGTTGAATAGCACAACGTAGAGGGAAAAGGGACATGGTTAGCTGGGTCCTCTAAGATGGGAGTGAGTAACATACCAGGCCTGAACTGGTCCTCTCTCACTGGGGTAGAATGAGCAGTAGGGCTGTGCTGTCTGTGGGAGGGCTCCCTGGGCTGAGGAGAATCTCTTGAAGAGAAGGAACATAATCCTGACCTCAATGTCCAAAAGCACCAGAACTATAGCACACTGGGGCAATATTGCAGTGGTAGATATTATACATCACAGCTATTTAGATTAAGGTTGATCATACCCTGGTTCCTTGTTGGGGGTGGATGCATCTTTCCTCCTGGAAGCTGGTGAAGAACCACGTTTGCTGAGGAAGTAACAGACAATCAATGTCAACATACTGAGATGTAAGCAGTCGCTTCTATTGTAGACGTTTCTCTAGAACTGTGGAAGTATGACCCAGCCTTCACTGTAGAGTACCCTAGTCCTAGCCTTACCTAGTCCTATAGCCTTACCTGAGAAATGACTCCAGATCCACCTCGTCTCCAAACCCCAGAAAGTCTTCCTGGGTTGTCCTCTTTTCCTCTGACCGTGTGGATGATTGAGTCTTCTTCCTGCTCAATGCCCCTGATAGCCAATCATCTTCATGCTTTTGGCTTGCAGAGACCTCTACACTGGGTCCTACTGGTTTGGAGTATTTAAAGGAGGTGTTTGGAGTCTCTGTCGATGGCTGTGGAATGTGGTTGCCAGAAGAGGAGGGTTTGCTTCCCACTGACGAAGAGGAGGGGGTCTTCAAGGGTTCTGGTACAGGCGGGGGCTCTTCCTCATCATCCTGCGAGAGCCCCAGCCAGTCTGCAGCAGGCCGGGGAAAGGTAGGGGTGAGCGTGGTGGGGGTGATGGGTTTGGGTTTCTTCTCAGGAGAAGAGGCACTGTTGTCCTCAGTGGAGAATCTGAAAAGGAGTGGCTAATCTTAGATGGTGGCCATTTCCTTTGTCATACACTCTGGTCCAGTAGCTGACATATAATATGTGTTCCTGAAGCTTATCTAAATATGATGTACTTGTTATTGACCCAACTAAGCATTTATCCAGGCTTTGACCAAAACAAACTGAGGGCTTCTGCTAGAGCTCTGACTTACCTGACCGACTGTCTGCGTGAGTGGCGTCCCTCCGGTGTAGTGACCAGTGTAGGTTGATAGGAACCGAACGTCAAGTCTTCTTCTAGGAAGGGGTCTGACAAAGGGAAACATCAACTCTCATTTCATTCATTCAAGAATACTATATCACACAACATGGAGTGTTAGCTACCTTTAGTAATGGGGGTCTCCTGATGATGCTTCTGCTTTTCCTGCTGCTGCGGAGggtccttcctctcccctgttggAGGGCGCTCCAGAAGGCGAGGGGAAGTCCCACGCCCCAGAATCTCATCTAGCCTGGTGCGTGCTCTTTGAGGGAGCTcactgctgctagagacagtcaGCGCAGAGGAACAGGGAAGTTACATTTCAAATGAACTTTTTGTTGGGTTTATCATAGTCCATAAGTTTTGTAATAGCCTTGGTTGGAACTTATGTTGACTGAGGCATTTGAGACCCTACCTCTCATTCTTTGGTATGAGCACGGTCTCATTCTTCTTAGGGCTCTCTTTGGGACTCTCCCCAAACCCCAATGCATTCATTAGGTCATCCTCGTCATCATCAAACGTAAGCTCGTCCCGCTTTTTTGGAACTGGAGCTGGTGAGGCTTACAGGAGAAATATATGCATTTGATACCCAAAAGAAGAGAGCCAGAATGTATGTTAAAATGTATAAAACACAAAAGTTCACCAACCTGTTTCTTTTTTCTTTATGATAGGGGAGTCTGGGGGCAGCACTGATTTCTCTGGAGGAGCTTTTTTGGTGATTTTTGGCTCATTTTTGTCTTCTATGGGTAGATCATCTAACAGGTCAGCCAAAGGGTCATCAAAGTCTGTAGACAACAGATATGATACCAGAGCTGGGGATACTGTTTTGATATTGATATGCTTTATGGTGTTAAGAACTCTACACTTAGGGCCACTCTAATGGATTTTACAGTTGACCTGATATTTTTTGGTCTATACATGGGTCCAACTGTTAGCTTTGGTACCTTTTGTGTCAGTTTTTGGGGCaagaacatcatcatcatcataatctgAAGCAATGCAGCAATGGGGAGAAATAATGTACAATTATGTATATTTGCATGGTATTAATACTAATTTGGTGGCCCAGTGTAGCCAGACTAGCCAAAGACCCAGACAGTCACCTCACCAGTGAAGCTGAACCTCTTGTAGCCACGTGCTGTCGATGCAGGAGCAGAACTTGGCTTCTTCTCCTCAATGTCTGGCTCATCTGAGATTCCTCCTTTTAACTTGTTTCCTGATTTAGGAGGATTTTTCGTAGGTCCTCCAATGCCGGAGCCTTTACTCTGAGCTGGGGCTGAACTGGGCTTTTTCTTTGATCCAAAGAGATCAGCGTCCATATCATCTATGTCCTATGTAAGGATAGAACAGACACAGCTAGGTTATGAACGTTCACACATAAAGCCTGGAGGCTTACTCCCTGAGGATTTGTCATTAGAACAAGGCACCATTACCTTCATGCTCTCCAGTAAGGCTGTGGGATCAGCCTCAGAAACATCAGAGCCCTGGATTGGAAGTGAATATAAAATATGTATATGAAGGAAAACATAGTCAACAGCCTCCCTGCCATACTTAATGTATGATCTGCCAACTCACCTCATCATTTTCAGCTTCCTCAGCCAGTTTGCTGAAGAAGTCGTCGTCGCCCAATAGTGAGCTGGAGAACCAAAACGCATAGAATGAGCAAGCAGACTGTCAGTATCCTCTGTCTAAATAGTCACGAAAGAAAGAGTTGAGACTACTCTCTGATCTGGCAGTACATTTTTTTCAGTCCCAGTTAACTCACCGTTTTCCACTGTGTGATGGtagaggaggtcctagtctgCCTGCTTCACGGGCTGGAGCTTTGGCCTTCACTGGGAAATCTGTACAAATAAACAGGAAAACTTTATCACTACACAGTGTGTacgtacagtatattatactaatGATTTGTCAGTTTGAATGGTCATAGATCTGTTGTAGGGATGTAATCACATACCATCATCTCCCAACAGGTCTCCTAACATATCATCAATTGAACCTGTAGTACAAAAACATCATATTGAATGATTCTGTGCGCACCATTGAAGTTGTATTGTGCAGGATTTAAATAGGTAAATAACAACATCAGAGGGACTTACTCTTCTGTCCTTTCTTCTGTTTAGCCTGTATCGATTAGGAACACATAGGATAGGGGGTGTGTTTAATTTGTGGAActttccaacaggaatctgttccaaaaacttaGTAAAATACAAGATTGCcaaacaacgcatacaaagtAGCACGATAAATTCACCTTGCTAACTAGCTGTCGAATAGGCATCAACTCACCACAAAGcttattcttaatgtttgtccaTGGGCTACCAGAGTGAGGATAGACATTTTTCGGAATAAACGCGGTGAGTGAAAAACTTAATGACATACCCGGTAGGGAGTGGGCTATCTTATTCGGTCGCTATACAactttgtatgcgttgtttgttggcaaccttgttattTACGAAGTTTTTGGAACAGTTTCCTGTTGGAACGTTAAATAAATTATACCCACCCAGGTTAGGGGTTTTAAAACAAAGTTCGCTGCAATCAATGGGGGTGACTGGCACTTGAATAAACTTGTTAGCTTTAACTAGAAGCTATCTTGTTGTGGGGAATTAGCTAGCTCTCAACAACCTACACTGAGCACTGTTACATTTTAAGAGGGTTGATCTTGCAGAATGACCAATAATGTATTAGTAGACTTGTGATAAATTACTCTTATCTTGATTTAGATAGTATACGATACTTACCATGATGTTTCTCTGACTGCAGCAGCGTTAAATCTGAGCAAATgtaatagctaatgttagctagctagctagctaaagtaaaGCGTCAAGGTGACTAACCACAGCGAAGGGAAATCCCAAGAAGTCTGCAAATTTGCTTTGGCTAGACGACTAGAAGCTACTGTCTAGCTATTCTTTCACAAACTTAGCTAGTATATTTGGTCACTAGCTACCTTTTTAAGCATTTAGAAACAACGGACAAATAATGCTGTTGTAATGGTGTTGTAACGTTACCACCAGCACTAGCTACATTCAAATGACATGGAAAGGCGGTTGTCTCATCATGAAGGCATTTAACGTTAACtgtgtagctaacgttagctagaaaaTCAAAACGTACTCCCTCTGATTGACCAGGTTGAATGACTGAATATTAACTTAAATATTTAGAGTAAATCTAACCATCCCTTAATTTAAGTTAATAAAATACCAATCCATATGCTTTTATCAGTGTATTTACCCGCAGGTTCCTCTGTTGTAGCATTTTCAACGTACACTCCCTGTCTACCAGTGAATTATTGGTAAACATTCTGTTTGGTCACCACCAGGTGGCGTTTCAGGTTAGAACATTTCAAGATATGAGTTATTATTGTACAGAATAGCAGGATATAGAATAACAAATATTGCTTTTATCTAGCTAAATACTTTTTGTTTAATTGCAGGTTAATATTGGTGTACATAAGCGAAGTAACCCATTATATAACAACATTAATAATTGGTCTACATAGCTAATCATTCAGTCAATGGTGGTGATGGACTGTATCAACGACACCCAACAAAATCTCAGTGGCACGAACAGATtaattaaaggaaaactccacccaaaaactattttttggtatttgtttctttagtccattgttgattcagtcccaaaatgttttgcatgtcagcaatcacgttttcaagatatataactttcGAAATACAGCTGgaatgatgcattttgcatcatataATGCTGCGATTTGAAAGTTATAGATCTTGAAAACTGTATTGGTTACATGCAAAACATCTTGTCCCCTTCCCATTCCAGCACCAACAACACAGAGCACTTAGGTTTGTGAGGTGGGATCAAACCAATTCTATTTGAGCTCCTAACAAGTAGGGCAGTAGAGATCATAGAATTGTGTCAGACGGTAATTGTCATGCAAATGACGgccagtctcacggtaattgaccgttaattaacataaacacatttagcgtACATAggcttccacgcatagcctataagccactgatgcagatctttggaacatctacatttaaaaaaactcttaacaaatccatttaatatagcctacacattacAATCAAtctatttattttaggcaggtctaaagaaaatgatgatatgaagaaaatgttgcctatttcagaagaacagaatagcatattctGAGTTGTCcacatgttaggtcctgatctggctatgcaaTATGGCTGTAGGccacactagttcatttagcagacaaggtTTGCTTATAATTCCCATGGCATTATTTTGAAGTAAGAGGAATACAATTGAatatagctgaataaaatataaaatatatttttccaaaCGAGGGAACACAGTTAacaaagtgatcatttgaaacaggtcctctTATATGCTtaattatttatgcaactttagttgtgatacaaaccttaagctgtatgttttgatttctaatacattctaaatcaaatcaaatgttattggtcacatacacatggttagcagatgtaaatgcaagtgtagcgaaatgcttgtacttctagttctgaccgtgtagtaatatctaacaagtaatctaacaatttcacaactaccttatacacaaaagtgtaaaggaattaataagaatatgtacatataaatatatggatgagtgatggccgaatggcataggcaagatgcagtagatggtatatagtacagtatatacatatgagatgtaatgtcgggtatgtaaacattatataaagtgaccttgtttaaagtgactagtgatacatttattacatcccatttgtaattattaaagtggctagagatttctAAGTctgcatggggcggcagggtagcctggtggttagagcgttggactagtatccGGAAGGTtgtgcaagttcaaacccccaagcagacaaggtacaaatctgtcgtcctgcccctgaaggcagttaacccactgttattgaaaataagaatttgttcttaactgacttgcctggttaaataaaggtttttaaaaaaatgttttaaatgatgCGACTCCGATGTTCAGAACAGGTCGATTTGCCCCCTCCCCGCCAATAATTActtcatcattctacacacaataccccataatgacaccagtctctgctatgagactcaaagttcgaaatcctgtttccattgatcatccttgagatgttctacaaccttgattggagtccacatgtggtaaattcaattgattggacatgatttagaaaggcacacacctgtctatataaggtcccacagttgacagtgcatgtcagagtaaaaaccaagtaatgtggtcgaaggaattgtccgagacaggattgtgtcaaagcacagatctggtgaagggcaCCAAAACAATTCTGCCGCATTGAAGGTtccgaagaacacagtggcctccatcattcttaaatggaagaagtttgaaaccactaagactcttcctagaactgtccg
This genomic stretch from Oncorhynchus clarkii lewisi isolate Uvic-CL-2024 chromosome 13, UVic_Ocla_1.0, whole genome shotgun sequence harbors:
- the LOC139364929 gene encoding fas-binding factor 1 homolog isoform X8 — its product is MLQQRNLRAKQKKGQKSSIDDMLGDLLGDDDFPVKAKAPAREAGRLGPPLPSHSGKRSLLGDDDFFSKLAEEAENDEGSDVSEADPTALLESMKDIDDMDADLFGSKKKPSSAPAQSKGSGIGGPTKNPPKSGNKLKGGISDEPDIEEKKPSSAPASTARGYKRFSFTDFDDPLADLLDDLPIEDKNEPKITKKAPPEKSVLPPDSPIIKKKETASPAPVPKKRDELTFDDDEDDLMNALGFGESPKESPKKNETVLIPKNESSSELPQRARTRLDEILGRGTSPRLLERPPTGERKDPPQQQEKQKHHQETPITKDPFLEEDLTFGSYQPTLVTTPEGRHSRRQSVRFSTEDNSASSPEKKPKPITPTTLTPTFPRPAADWLGLSQDDEEEPPPVPEPLKTPSSSSVGSKPSSSGNHIPQPSTETPNTSFKYSKPVGPSVEVSASQKHEDDWLSGALSRKKTQSSTRSEEKRTTQEDFLGFGDEVDLESFLSKRGSSPASRRKDASTPNKEPGDSPQPREPSHRQHSPTAHSTPVREDQFRPVPQQSQMQNTAPVVQPQLESQLLGLGGAVDVAGLQRLKRDTEKQNGHLALKACIIKLEEQVRSLQQELDQNQMLLESVQQRHKQDTELMENTHRARVKLLDDSAAQREARARQECEDLAERLATVTRIAEQERMELQAKHQRRLAQTQQDRDREVERLRDLQRKSILEMKKDHEDQVQRLKRLKDEEIDAVTSATSQTRSLTVVIEQMEHFSHRLGDLSSRVESTHENTAQGLEQGARQRDEQLRVMQDRLGQQQRAMAEERTRLKEVIAKMDTQLAEQQRQLEKERWRVNAEQAKADSSQRGLDEERRSLTQHISMEREELERAKSALLEEQQQVMQRCAEERRKLAAEWTQFHTQEKQRQDRAEREASRALERDAHREGSIISMAQEQVDLKLRAGELKQHEAAVAREREALERQREELDREKERLSGTGLQLKTRAQEVEAFSKLASEKYNEGEKALQESRQVETEHQTRLRSIHSQMERLRQQEQHLHQERMKMTEQRREMEALKHNLPITPFPQAMAPIFTDFRPVLAVPQTASTKAVRQPPPLVSSPDSTELQARLALLRHTAEKDRDFLQDEQFFLDTLKKAPYNSAFHTD
- the LOC139364929 gene encoding fas-binding factor 1 homolog isoform X7; translated protein: MAKQKKGQKSSIDDMLGDLLGDDDFPVKAKAPAREAGRLGPPLPSHSGKRSLLGDDDFFSKLAEEAENDEGSDVSEADPTALLESMKDIDDMDADLFGSKKKPSSAPAQSKGSGIGGPTKNPPKSGNKLKGGISDEPDIEEKKPSSAPASTARGYKRFSFTDFDDPLADLLDDLPIEDKNEPKITKKAPPEKSVLPPDSPIIKKKETASPAPVPKKRDELTFDDDEDDLMNALGFGESPKESPKKNETVLIPKNESSELPQRARTRLDEILGRGTSPRLLERPPTGERKDPPQQQEKQKHHQETPITKDPFLEEDLTFGSYQPTLVTTPEGRHSRRQSVRFSTEDNSASSPEKKPKPITPTTLTPTFPRPAADWLGLSQDDEEEPPPVPEPLKTPSSSSVGSKPSSSGNHIPQPSTETPNTSFKYSKPVGPSVEVSASQKHEDDWLSGALSRKKTQSSTRSEEKRTTQEDFLGFGDEVDLESFLSKRGSSPASRRKDASTPNKEPGDSPQPREPSHRQHSPTAHSTPVREDQFRPVPQQSQMQNTAPVVQPQVSLSANSLQQLLLQQQLESQLLGLGGAVDVAGLQRLKRDTEKQNGHLALKACIIKLEEQVRSLQQELDQNQMLLESVQQRHKQDTELMENTHRARVKLLDDSAAQREARARQECEDLAERLATVTRIAEQERMELQAKHQRRLAQTQQDRDREVERLRDLQRKSILEMKKDHEDQVQRLKRLKDEEIDAVTSATSQTRSLTVVIEQMEHFSHRLGDLSSRVESTHENTAQGLEQGARQRDEQLRVMQDRLGQQQRAMAEERTRLKEVIAKMDTQLAEQQRQLEKERWRVNAEQAKADSSQRGLDEERRSLTQHISMEREELERAKSALLEEQQQVMQRCAEERRKLAAEWTQFHTQEKQRQDRAEREASRALERDAHREGSIISMAQEQVDLKLRAGELKQHEAAVAREREALERQREELDREKERLSGTGLQLKTRAQEVEAFSKLASEKYNEGEKALQESRQVETEHQTRLRSIHSQMERLRQQEQHLHQERMKMTEQRREMEALKHNLPITPFPQAMAPIFTDFRPVLAVPQTASTKAVRQPPPLVSSPDSTELQARLALLRHTAEKDRDFLQDEQFFLDTLKKAPYNSAFHTD